One window of the Candidatus Chryseobacterium colombiense genome contains the following:
- a CDS encoding RICIN domain-containing protein yields MPKENITNHLNNKNMRTQKIWLLLVILLTTLSSCLRMEEKILPEETDTNPSISARAFAATPTLHVGGRYLKDPCDNNVILHGVAITPSPWFNGCQYGANSGYCTWDNYNVQGALNYNKAVMDKLSNTADGWYLNYIRLHIDPYWTNDPGPAIPENDISRFNYNRLVTYTDQVIIPLINHARSLGMYVILRPPGVCPSRIAVNDAYHSYLKTVWTYLSQHPGLKNADNVMFELANEPVEILGTNGTWGSTGNEHFAALKNFFQPLVNIIRNNGANNVCWIPGTGWQSHYQGYVNNQITGGNIGYAVHIYPGYWGGVNNYQSFQNAWNINVKPVADIAPIVITETDWAPQGYGTFGTGTTGTAGGNGFGANLKYIVDQSGNVSWNLLSPDDLLHKGDPNAGTAFNNDWEACAAPAKQWFQQYASSNYPSSNCNTTSSLVNNGIYEIEFQTDANKVLDLKSGEDANGAVLRPWTRNGASAQRWVAIDAGNGYWRFVSKASATNRCIDLTSNSNTLGTSIRLWQNYGNDAQAWQVVAVSNGYYKILSKVDATRGWDIPNCTMDGNSNLQLWDYYGTSCQLFKFKFIAMN; encoded by the coding sequence ATGCCTAAAGAAAACATTACTAATCACCTTAATAATAAAAATATGAGAACACAAAAAATTTGGTTACTTCTAGTAATCCTGTTAACTACTCTTTCCAGCTGCTTACGTATGGAAGAAAAAATTTTACCTGAAGAAACTGATACCAATCCAAGTATCAGTGCGAGAGCATTCGCAGCAACACCAACTCTGCATGTCGGAGGCAGATACCTCAAAGACCCTTGTGACAACAACGTAATTTTACATGGAGTCGCCATAACGCCGAGCCCTTGGTTTAATGGATGTCAATATGGTGCCAATTCCGGCTACTGTACCTGGGACAATTACAATGTTCAGGGAGCTCTAAACTATAACAAAGCTGTTATGGATAAACTCAGCAACACTGCCGATGGCTGGTATCTCAATTATATTCGCCTTCACATTGATCCGTATTGGACCAATGATCCTGGACCGGCTATCCCTGAAAACGATATCTCAAGATTCAATTATAACCGCTTGGTGACTTACACAGATCAGGTGATAATTCCACTGATTAACCATGCCCGCAGTCTGGGAATGTATGTCATCCTACGTCCACCAGGCGTATGTCCAAGTCGTATTGCTGTAAACGACGCTTATCATAGTTATCTTAAAACCGTATGGACCTATTTATCGCAGCACCCAGGCTTAAAGAATGCTGATAATGTAATGTTCGAATTAGCCAATGAACCAGTTGAAATCCTGGGAACAAACGGCACATGGGGATCAACGGGAAACGAGCATTTTGCAGCACTTAAAAACTTCTTCCAACCGTTGGTCAATATTATTCGTAATAACGGAGCTAATAATGTTTGCTGGATACCGGGTACGGGATGGCAATCGCATTATCAAGGCTATGTTAATAATCAGATCACAGGAGGTAATATTGGCTATGCTGTTCACATTTACCCGGGTTACTGGGGCGGTGTCAATAATTATCAATCCTTTCAAAATGCATGGAATATTAATGTTAAACCGGTCGCAGACATTGCTCCAATTGTTATTACCGAGACCGACTGGGCACCACAAGGATATGGCACCTTTGGTACTGGAACAACCGGAACAGCAGGTGGAAACGGATTTGGTGCAAATCTAAAATATATTGTAGATCAATCAGGCAATGTAAGCTGGAATCTTCTTTCCCCTGATGATCTGCTCCATAAGGGTGACCCTAATGCTGGAACTGCTTTCAACAATGATTGGGAGGCTTGTGCCGCCCCGGCCAAACAGTGGTTTCAGCAATATGCATCCTCCAACTATCCCTCTTCAAATTGTAACACAACTAGTAGCCTGGTCAATAATGGTATTTACGAGATTGAGTTTCAAACTGATGCCAACAAAGTACTTGATCTAAAATCCGGGGAAGACGCCAATGGTGCAGTACTAAGACCATGGACAAGAAATGGTGCTTCGGCACAACGTTGGGTTGCCATCGACGCAGGCAATGGATACTGGCGTTTTGTGTCTAAAGCCAGTGCAACAAATCGATGTATTGATCTGACCAGTAACAGCAATACACTAGGAACGTCAATCCGGCTTTGGCAGAACTATGGGAATGATGCACAGGCATGGCAGGTAGTTGCTGTTTCGAATGGCTATTATAAAATCCTATCAAAGGTAGATGCCACACGTGGCTGGGACATTCCTAATTGTACTATGGATGGCAATTCAAACTTACAACTTTGGGATTATTATGGTACATCCTGTCAATTATTCAAGTTTAAATTTATAGCCATGAACTAA
- a CDS encoding SDR family oxidoreductase, whose translation MMESKFSNFKTVMNRVGDVPLGRMSEPDEIANLVTYLVSSESRYITKQII comes from the coding sequence TTGATGGAAAGTAAATTTTCTAATTTTAAAACAGTTATGAACAGAGTAGGAGATGTTCCTTTGGGAAGAATGTCTGAACCTGACGAAATTGCGAACCTTGTTACATATCTTGTTTCTTCTGAATCAAGATATATCACAAAGCAGATTATTTGA
- a CDS encoding glycoside hydrolase family 3 C-terminal domain-containing protein codes for MNKNETTLLMLSKKAKFAGLFLALLAASPFAKAQNNPTVTVAGKTFKDLNKNGKLDVWEDTRLSVDKRIDAIIKQMTNEEKVNLLIGTGMPGIEVLTGPVGDSKQGLVPGAAGGTANFDRFGIPATVVADGPAGLRIAPTRPNDSKTYYATAFPVGTALASTWNKTLLEQVGKAMGNEVKEYGVDVLLAPALNIQRNPLNGRNFEYYSEDPLISGKTAAAIVNGIQSQGVGTSIKHFAANNEETNRLTINAHVSERAMRELYLRNFEIAVKESQPWTVMSSYNKVNGVYTSDSKDLLTQVLRNEWGFKGIVMTDWFGGFPGFESIRSGGISDVVKQMNAGNDLLMPGIPAQKKVLLAALDSGKLSQEVANLNVKRILEYVFKTPTFAQYKYSDKPNLTEHAEVTRSAATEGMVLLKNEQNALPFANKQKEISLFGVTSYAWITGGTGSGSVNNKHTVSLLEGLNAAGYKLDKELVDLYTPHAEKEVAAEKERRKARGILALPERLPEIKLDDAFYARKAETSEIAFVTLGRNSGEGGDRVVDNDFNLANEEIEMLDKISKAFHAKGKKVVVILNIGGVIETASWKDKVDAILLAWQPGQEGGHSVADVISGKVNPSGKLTMTFPVNYADHASSKNFPGIPADNPKEVTYKEGVYVGYRYFNTFGIKPSYEFGYGKSYTDFAYSNIKTSSKTFNNKLEVTIDVKNTGKVSGKEVVELYLSAPGKNIDKPKSELKAYAKTKDLKPGESQTITLTLNPKDLASFEIAKSAWVAEAGNYKVSVGASSLDIRQTTEFSVPKELVVEKVQHILPADEKFEDLKPKN; via the coding sequence ATGAACAAGAACGAAACTACTTTGCTGATGCTTTCGAAAAAAGCAAAGTTTGCAGGATTGTTTCTGGCTTTATTAGCAGCTTCGCCTTTTGCAAAGGCTCAAAATAATCCGACGGTTACCGTTGCCGGAAAAACATTCAAAGACCTTAACAAAAACGGAAAATTGGATGTCTGGGAAGATACAAGACTTTCGGTGGACAAAAGAATTGATGCCATCATCAAACAAATGACCAACGAAGAAAAAGTAAACCTTCTGATCGGAACAGGAATGCCCGGAATTGAAGTTCTGACAGGACCTGTCGGAGATTCAAAGCAAGGTTTGGTTCCCGGAGCAGCGGGTGGAACAGCGAATTTTGACCGATTCGGAATTCCTGCGACAGTGGTTGCAGACGGACCTGCAGGGTTGAGAATTGCGCCAACAAGACCGAATGATTCGAAAACCTATTATGCAACGGCTTTTCCCGTGGGAACAGCTTTGGCTTCAACTTGGAATAAAACGCTTTTGGAACAGGTGGGAAAAGCAATGGGAAATGAAGTGAAAGAATACGGCGTGGATGTACTTTTAGCACCTGCTCTGAATATTCAAAGAAACCCGTTGAATGGTAGAAACTTCGAATATTATTCCGAAGATCCTCTAATTTCAGGAAAAACAGCCGCTGCCATTGTGAACGGAATCCAGTCTCAAGGTGTGGGAACTTCCATCAAACATTTTGCTGCAAATAACGAAGAAACCAATCGTTTGACCATCAATGCGCACGTTTCTGAAAGAGCAATGAGAGAATTATATCTGAGAAACTTTGAAATCGCAGTTAAAGAATCCCAACCGTGGACGGTAATGTCTTCTTACAATAAAGTGAACGGCGTTTATACGTCAGATTCAAAAGATTTATTAACTCAGGTTCTGAGAAATGAATGGGGTTTCAAAGGAATTGTAATGACCGATTGGTTCGGTGGTTTCCCTGGATTTGAATCCATCAGAAGCGGAGGAATTTCCGATGTCGTAAAACAGATGAATGCAGGAAACGACCTTTTGATGCCGGGAATTCCAGCTCAGAAAAAAGTGTTGTTGGCAGCTTTGGATTCTGGGAAATTATCTCAGGAAGTGGCAAATCTCAATGTCAAAAGAATTCTGGAATATGTGTTCAAAACGCCAACTTTCGCACAATACAAATACAGCGATAAACCTAACCTTACAGAACACGCAGAAGTAACAAGAAGCGCGGCAACGGAAGGAATGGTTTTGCTTAAAAATGAACAGAACGCTTTACCTTTTGCCAACAAACAAAAAGAAATTTCATTATTTGGTGTAACTTCTTATGCTTGGATTACAGGCGGAACAGGAAGCGGAAGTGTAAACAACAAGCACACCGTTTCTCTATTGGAAGGATTGAATGCAGCAGGTTATAAATTAGACAAAGAATTGGTCGATTTATATACACCACACGCTGAAAAAGAAGTTGCAGCCGAAAAAGAAAGAAGAAAAGCAAGAGGAATTTTAGCATTACCTGAAAGACTTCCCGAAATAAAACTGGATGACGCATTTTATGCTAGAAAAGCGGAAACTTCGGAAATCGCTTTCGTGACGTTGGGAAGAAACTCAGGAGAAGGCGGTGACAGAGTTGTTGATAATGATTTTAATTTAGCGAATGAAGAAATTGAAATGCTGGATAAAATTTCCAAAGCTTTCCACGCCAAAGGAAAGAAAGTGGTGGTGATTCTAAACATCGGTGGTGTTATCGAAACCGCTTCGTGGAAAGATAAAGTCGATGCCATTCTTTTGGCTTGGCAACCGGGGCAGGAAGGCGGACATTCCGTTGCAGATGTGATTTCCGGAAAGGTAAATCCTTCCGGAAAACTGACGATGACTTTCCCTGTGAATTACGCAGATCACGCTTCGTCAAAGAATTTCCCGGGAATTCCTGCAGATAATCCGAAAGAGGTGACCTATAAGGAAGGAGTTTATGTGGGGTATCGTTATTTTAATACGTTTGGCATAAAACCTTCGTATGAATTTGGTTATGGAAAATCTTATACGGATTTTGCATATTCAAATATTAAAACGAGTTCAAAGACTTTTAATAATAAGCTGGAAGTAACTATTGATGTAAAAAATACAGGAAAAGTTTCCGGAAAAGAAGTGGTTGAATTATACCTTTCAGCTCCGGGAAAAAATATCGACAAACCAAAATCTGAGCTGAAAGCGTATGCTAAAACCAAAGATCTGAAACCTGGAGAATCTCAAACGATTACTTTGACTCTTAATCCGAAAGATTTAGCATCATTCGAAATCGCAAAATCGGCATGGGTTGCAGAAGCCGGAAATTATAAAGTATCTGTCGGAGCTTCTTCTTTAGACATCAGACAAACAACGGAATTCTCTGTTCCGAAAGAATTGGTAGTTGAAAAAGTACAGCATATTTTGCCTGCGGATGAAAAGTTTGAAGATTTGAAACCTAAAAACTAA
- a CDS encoding alpha/beta hydrolase, whose translation MKKLIIASLFLFGLNSINAQKSIPLYKGKAPGSENWTYSEKEMDSDLFKTHLVYNVAAPAIEIYEAPKAKANGTVIVIAPGGGFQSLSINKEGRDLAKILQEKGITAVVLKYRLLETKTGDPAREMMENIKDRPAFDAKTAPIKVMAGNDIKTAISYIRKNAAQLNVNPEKLGVIGFSAGASVILESVLHSEDASTIPNFAASIYGGPSDAVLGYQVPEQKLPLFICAADDDQLKLAPKSILLYTKWHDAKQPVELHIYEKGGHGFGMGKQNLPVDKWSDVYLDWLRFHKFL comes from the coding sequence ATGAAAAAATTAATCATAGCAAGCTTATTCCTTTTTGGTTTAAATAGCATCAATGCCCAAAAATCAATTCCATTATACAAAGGAAAAGCTCCGGGATCAGAAAACTGGACTTATTCTGAAAAAGAAATGGATTCAGATTTATTCAAAACCCATTTGGTTTACAATGTTGCCGCTCCGGCAATAGAAATCTACGAAGCGCCAAAGGCTAAAGCCAACGGAACAGTAATCGTAATCGCTCCCGGTGGCGGATTTCAGAGTCTTTCCATTAATAAAGAAGGAAGAGATTTAGCCAAAATTCTTCAGGAAAAAGGAATTACGGCAGTCGTTTTAAAATACCGTTTGCTCGAAACCAAAACCGGCGATCCGGCGCGCGAAATGATGGAAAACATCAAAGACAGACCTGCTTTTGATGCCAAAACAGCACCGATCAAAGTGATGGCAGGAAATGATATTAAAACTGCCATTTCTTACATCAGAAAAAATGCAGCTCAACTCAATGTAAATCCGGAAAAATTGGGTGTTATCGGCTTTTCAGCGGGTGCAAGTGTGATTCTGGAAAGTGTACTTCACAGCGAAGATGCTTCTACCATTCCGAATTTTGCAGCTTCCATCTACGGCGGTCCTAGTGACGCGGTTTTAGGTTATCAGGTTCCTGAGCAAAAGTTGCCTTTGTTCATTTGTGCAGCAGACGATGACCAATTAAAACTGGCTCCGAAATCTATTTTACTATACACCAAATGGCACGATGCAAAGCAGCCTGTTGAGCTTCACATTTATGAAAAAGGCGGTCACGGTTTCGGAATGGGAAAACAGAACCTTCCTGTTGATAAATGGTCGGATGTGTATTTGGATTGGTTACGATTTCATAAATTTTTGTAA
- a CDS encoding alpha/beta hydrolase-fold protein → MKIRYTIYSLMLSSLMFAQENLDFSGKKNLISPEINGQNATFRLLAPNANSVKLQGNWFPSKGMEAGFVDLQKDKDGVWSFTKNDFNPDIYTYSFIVDGVKANDPNNSYQVRDVSSVMSMILIDGKQSENYKVRNVPHGTVSKRWYKSNGLKEDRRLTVYTPPGYENSKEKFPVLYLLHGMGGDEEAWMTLGRASQILDNLIAQGKAKPMIVVMPNGHTSNSAAPGESSKGFYKIDMRTPDIFSGDMEMYFKEIMDFTESNYRVKADAKDRAIAGLSMGGFHSLYISANQPKTFDYVGLFSPAILPPDEKKSPIYQNLDQKLKTQQNNSYKLYWIAIGKTDFLYKNVAEYRQKLDKMNFKYQYVESEGGHTWSNWRTYLNEFVPQLFK, encoded by the coding sequence ATGAAAATCAGATACACAATCTATTCATTAATGCTAAGTTCATTAATGTTTGCTCAGGAAAACCTTGATTTCAGCGGGAAGAAAAATTTAATTTCTCCGGAAATCAACGGTCAGAATGCGACCTTCCGTTTGCTCGCGCCCAATGCAAACAGTGTAAAATTACAGGGAAACTGGTTTCCGTCAAAAGGAATGGAAGCAGGTTTTGTGGATTTGCAGAAAGACAAAGACGGTGTTTGGTCGTTCACAAAAAATGATTTCAATCCCGATATTTATACCTACTCTTTCATTGTTGACGGTGTAAAAGCCAACGACCCGAACAATTCTTATCAGGTTCGTGATGTTTCATCGGTGATGAGCATGATCTTAATTGATGGAAAACAATCCGAGAATTACAAAGTTCGGAACGTCCCGCACGGAACGGTTTCCAAAAGATGGTACAAATCAAACGGACTGAAAGAAGACCGAAGATTAACAGTTTACACACCACCGGGTTATGAAAATTCTAAAGAAAAATTCCCGGTTTTGTATTTGCTTCACGGAATGGGTGGCGACGAAGAAGCGTGGATGACTTTAGGTAGAGCTTCTCAGATTTTAGATAATTTAATTGCCCAGGGAAAAGCAAAACCGATGATTGTTGTAATGCCAAACGGTCATACAAGCAATTCTGCAGCACCGGGCGAATCTTCCAAAGGTTTTTATAAAATCGATATGAGAACGCCGGATATTTTCAGTGGCGATATGGAAATGTATTTCAAAGAAATTATGGATTTCACAGAGTCGAATTATCGTGTAAAAGCTGATGCCAAAGACCGTGCAATTGCAGGACTTTCGATGGGTGGTTTTCATTCGCTATACATCTCTGCCAATCAGCCTAAAACATTCGATTATGTAGGACTTTTTTCTCCTGCAATTCTTCCGCCAGATGAAAAGAAAAGTCCGATTTATCAGAATTTAGATCAAAAACTGAAAACCCAGCAAAATAACTCGTACAAATTGTACTGGATTGCTATCGGAAAGACTGATTTTCTCTACAAAAATGTAGCAGAATACCGTCAGAAACTCGACAAAATGAATTTCAAATATCAATACGTAGAATCTGAAGGCGGCCACACTTGGAGCAATTGGAGAACGTACCTGAACGAGTTTGTGCCGCAATTATTCAAATAA
- a CDS encoding glycoside hydrolase family 3 N-terminal domain-containing protein has translation MKRTVLNVAALFLGVTAFAQNIQTVTNSKGPVLGYSADSGVKILTIGGNKFKDLNKNGKLDKYEDWRLPVDERAKDLASKMTIEQIAGLMLYSGHQSVPAPADGFRAGKYNGKFYKESGAKAYDLTDQQKKFLKEDNLRHVLVTTVESPEIAAQWSNNIQAYIEGLGLGIPANNSTDPRHSATVTAEFNEGAGGQISLWPDGLAMGATFDPELVKKFGNIAAQEYRALGISTALSPQIDLGTEPRWYRIAYVFSESPELTADMARGYIDGFQTTIGNKNGWGNKSVNAMVKHWPGGGPEEGGRDGHWAMGKFAVYPGNNFQNHVKPFTEGAFKLNGGTKEAAAVMPYYTISFNQDTKNGENVGNGYSKYLITDLLRGKYKYDGVVCTDWLITADEPKSPGGFAGKPWGAEKLSIAERHYKVLEAGVDQFGGNNDKGPVLEAYQMGVKEHGEKAYRAKFEQSAVRLLRNFFRTGLFENPYVNVEETKKIVGNPEFMKAGYEAQVKSIVLLKNKANILPIKERKTVYIPKRYSPATFSWWGVYTAPSLDYPVDIEKIKKHYNVTEDPAKADFALVFVKSPHSEEGGYSDIDAKEGGNGYVPISLQYQTYTATEAREKSIAAGDPVVAPNVHDRTFKNKTSTATNFTDLLMIENTYKAMNGKPVIVSVTASKPMVFNEFEKHADAILMNFNVSNQAVVDIVTGKYEPSGLLPLQMPANMSTVEKQKEDVPYDMETHKDSEGHNYDFGYGMNWSGVIKDARTEKYKK, from the coding sequence ATGAAAAGAACGGTTTTAAATGTTGCTGCGTTATTTTTAGGAGTAACAGCCTTTGCTCAAAATATTCAGACAGTAACGAATTCAAAAGGTCCTGTTTTAGGATATTCCGCAGATTCAGGGGTGAAAATTCTGACTATTGGCGGAAATAAATTCAAAGATCTAAACAAAAACGGAAAACTTGATAAATACGAAGACTGGAGACTTCCGGTTGACGAAAGAGCGAAAGATCTGGCTTCAAAAATGACCATCGAGCAGATTGCAGGCTTGATGCTGTATAGCGGTCACCAATCTGTTCCGGCACCTGCAGACGGTTTCAGAGCAGGAAAATACAATGGTAAATTTTACAAAGAAAGCGGTGCAAAAGCTTATGATTTAACAGATCAGCAGAAGAAATTCTTAAAAGAAGACAATCTTCGCCATGTTTTAGTAACTACGGTAGAATCTCCCGAAATCGCAGCGCAATGGAGCAACAATATTCAGGCTTATATCGAAGGTTTAGGATTGGGAATTCCCGCCAACAACAGTACAGATCCGAGACATTCTGCAACAGTAACAGCCGAATTTAATGAAGGAGCGGGTGGACAGATCTCGCTTTGGCCGGATGGTTTGGCAATGGGCGCAACCTTCGATCCCGAATTAGTTAAAAAATTCGGAAACATTGCAGCTCAGGAATACAGAGCATTGGGAATTTCTACAGCTTTATCACCTCAAATCGATTTGGGAACAGAACCTCGTTGGTACAGAATAGCTTACGTTTTTTCAGAAAGTCCGGAACTGACAGCAGATATGGCTAGAGGCTACATTGACGGTTTTCAGACCACCATCGGAAACAAAAACGGTTGGGGAAACAAAAGTGTGAACGCCATGGTAAAGCACTGGCCGGGAGGCGGACCTGAAGAAGGTGGCCGCGACGGTCACTGGGCAATGGGGAAATTTGCAGTTTATCCGGGAAATAATTTCCAAAACCACGTAAAACCTTTTACGGAAGGGGCTTTCAAACTCAATGGAGGAACGAAAGAAGCTGCCGCAGTAATGCCTTATTATACCATCAGTTTCAATCAGGATACAAAAAATGGCGAGAATGTTGGAAATGGGTATAGCAAATATCTAATTACTGATTTACTTCGTGGAAAATACAAGTATGACGGCGTAGTTTGCACCGATTGGTTAATTACTGCAGATGAACCAAAATCTCCCGGCGGATTTGCCGGAAAACCTTGGGGAGCTGAAAAATTATCGATCGCGGAACGCCATTACAAAGTTCTTGAAGCAGGAGTTGACCAGTTCGGAGGAAATAACGATAAAGGCCCTGTTTTGGAAGCCTACCAAATGGGTGTAAAAGAACACGGTGAAAAAGCGTATCGTGCCAAATTTGAACAATCAGCCGTTCGTTTGCTGAGAAATTTCTTCAGAACAGGATTGTTTGAAAATCCATACGTTAACGTTGAAGAAACCAAGAAAATCGTTGGCAATCCTGAATTTATGAAAGCAGGTTACGAAGCTCAGGTAAAGTCTATCGTATTGTTGAAAAACAAAGCGAATATCCTTCCTATCAAAGAAAGAAAAACGGTTTACATTCCGAAGAGATATTCTCCTGCAACGTTCAGCTGGTGGGGAGTTTATACTGCGCCGTCTTTGGATTATCCTGTGGATATCGAAAAAATCAAAAAACATTATAATGTAACCGAAGATCCTGCAAAAGCAGATTTCGCTTTGGTTTTTGTAAAAAGTCCGCACAGTGAAGAAGGCGGTTACAGCGATATCGATGCCAAAGAAGGCGGAAACGGTTATGTCCCGATTTCTCTTCAATATCAGACTTACACAGCGACAGAAGCCCGTGAAAAAAGTATTGCTGCGGGCGACCCAGTTGTTGCTCCTAATGTACACGACAGAACATTCAAAAACAAGACTTCTACAGCAACCAATTTCACAGATTTGCTAATGATTGAAAATACCTATAAAGCAATGAACGGAAAACCTGTGATTGTTTCTGTTACCGCTTCAAAACCAATGGTTTTCAACGAATTTGAAAAGCATGCTGATGCGATTCTGATGAACTTTAATGTATCCAATCAAGCGGTTGTTGATATCGTAACCGGAAAATACGAACCTTCAGGATTGCTTCCGCTTCAGATGCCTGCAAATATGTCAACCGTTGAAAAACAGAAAGAAGATGTTCCTTATGATATGGAAACGCATAAAGATTCCGAGGGTCATAACTACGATTTCGGATACGGAATGAACTGGTCTGGAGTGATTAAAGATGCCAGAACAGAGAAGTATAAAAAATAA